One segment of Geminicoccaceae bacterium DNA contains the following:
- a CDS encoding xanthine dehydrogenase family protein codes for MRRREDERLLRGRGQFVNDCGHGGDLVAEFVRSPVACGHITSLGLDEARRAPGVVAVYDAGALAFIGPSSVNPLLDGLEALPMNGLARERVDAVGQPVAVVVARDRGMARDAAEMVVVETDGAGAAGTRRLAGDWRGGSRRDETVAALFARAAHVVEVAIDHARVAPCPMEPRSARAAFDGRTLSVWLSTQTPFRCRDDLARMLDLERNDVRVIPVDVGGAFGGKASIMPEDVVVAACALKLGTAVHWHGSRGEDFQSATQGRGASMRARMAIDDNGHILALEADLDFDLGHWTPYSAGAAPRNAGRILPGPYTAGHYATRLHTHSSDRPAMNIYRGAGRPEAALLMEQLLERAARATGLDPLTIRLRNLPPAGSPPLDRGNGVILDRGDYQGLLRRLVQVSNLDRLHAELGERRAAGEIVGLGLALYVEPCGQGYETASVTLTDDGKIRVATGSSAQGQGRETATAQIAADELGIPAEAIEVSTAHTADLEDGIGALASRSTAIGGSAVLRAARMFRATLFNFAAEALGCRPHDLELDDDGFSDSQQFISLAELARRRRENDGTPLVVQLRFETAAEAWASGAVLAVVAIDAETGRPFIEQIVWIDDAGRIINPMLVEGQLWGGLAQGIGATLMEEMVYDERGQLLSGSFMDYAVPRATDMPRSVGIEGRPVPSSANPLGVKGVGEAGCIGVPAALLNAVHDALDLHSSPVTVNLPLTPERIWRALRSQGSNP; via the coding sequence ATGCGTCGCCGGGAGGATGAGCGCCTGCTCCGGGGTCGGGGACAGTTCGTCAACGATTGCGGACATGGCGGCGACCTGGTTGCGGAGTTCGTGCGCAGCCCGGTCGCGTGCGGACACATTACCTCGCTCGGTCTCGATGAAGCTCGCAGAGCCCCTGGCGTGGTTGCCGTTTACGACGCCGGAGCCCTGGCATTCATCGGCCCGTCATCCGTCAACCCCTTGCTCGACGGGCTTGAGGCACTTCCCATGAACGGTCTCGCCCGGGAACGCGTTGACGCGGTGGGACAACCCGTTGCCGTCGTCGTTGCCCGCGATCGCGGCATGGCACGCGATGCGGCGGAAATGGTCGTGGTCGAGACGGATGGTGCCGGCGCTGCGGGAACGAGACGCCTCGCCGGCGACTGGCGCGGCGGCTCGCGCAGGGATGAGACCGTCGCCGCCCTCTTCGCAAGGGCCGCCCATGTCGTCGAGGTTGCAATCGATCATGCGAGAGTGGCCCCCTGCCCCATGGAACCGCGCTCGGCACGGGCGGCATTCGACGGCCGGACGCTATCGGTCTGGCTGTCGACGCAAACCCCCTTTCGCTGTCGTGATGACCTCGCGCGGATGCTCGACCTCGAACGCAACGACGTGCGGGTCATCCCTGTCGACGTCGGCGGTGCCTTCGGCGGCAAGGCCTCGATCATGCCCGAAGACGTGGTCGTTGCCGCCTGCGCCCTGAAGCTCGGCACCGCGGTCCACTGGCACGGAAGCCGTGGCGAGGACTTCCAGAGCGCGACACAGGGGCGTGGCGCCTCGATGCGGGCGCGCATGGCCATCGATGACAATGGACACATTCTCGCTCTCGAAGCCGACCTCGACTTCGATCTCGGCCACTGGACTCCCTACTCCGCAGGGGCGGCACCACGCAATGCCGGCCGCATCTTGCCGGGCCCGTACACTGCCGGGCACTACGCCACGCGCCTCCATACCCACAGCAGCGATCGCCCGGCGATGAACATCTACCGGGGCGCGGGCAGACCCGAAGCGGCATTGCTGATGGAACAACTGCTGGAACGCGCGGCACGGGCGACCGGTCTCGATCCCCTCACGATCCGCTTGCGCAACCTCCCGCCCGCGGGCAGCCCGCCGCTCGACCGCGGCAATGGTGTCATCCTCGACCGAGGGGATTACCAGGGTCTGCTGCGCCGGCTGGTGCAGGTGTCCAACCTGGACAGGCTGCATGCAGAGCTGGGCGAACGGCGGGCGGCAGGCGAAATCGTCGGTCTCGGCCTCGCACTCTATGTCGAACCCTGTGGACAGGGCTACGAGACGGCTTCGGTCACCCTGACCGATGACGGGAAGATCCGTGTCGCAACAGGTTCGAGTGCCCAGGGCCAGGGGCGCGAGACAGCCACCGCGCAGATCGCCGCCGACGAACTCGGCATCCCCGCCGAAGCCATCGAAGTCAGCACCGCCCATACGGCCGACCTGGAAGACGGGATCGGTGCACTGGCCAGCCGCAGTACCGCCATAGGCGGCAGTGCCGTCCTGCGGGCTGCCCGGATGTTCAGGGCGACGCTGTTCAATTTCGCAGCGGAAGCGCTCGGCTGCCGGCCCCACGACCTGGAACTCGACGACGACGGCTTCAGCGATAGCCAGCAGTTCATCAGCCTCGCTGAACTGGCCCGTCGACGAAGGGAAAACGACGGAACGCCACTTGTCGTGCAGTTGCGCTTCGAGACCGCCGCGGAAGCGTGGGCGAGCGGAGCCGTACTGGCCGTTGTGGCCATCGATGCGGAGACCGGCCGACCTTTCATCGAACAAATCGTCTGGATCGACGATGCGGGGCGAATCATCAATCCGATGCTGGTCGAAGGCCAGCTGTGGGGAGGGCTGGCGCAGGGGATCGGCGCGACACTGATGGAGGAGATGGTCTATGACGAGCGTGGGCAGCTGCTCAGCGGATCGTTCATGGACTACGCCGTGCCTCGGGCTACCGATATGCCGCGATCCGTCGGAATCGAAGGCCGGCCGGTTCCCTCCTCGGCCAATCCGCTCGGAGTCAAGGGGGTCGGTGAAGCGGGATGCATCGGGGTGCCTGCTGCCCTGCTCAACGCGGTTCACGATGCGCTGGATCTCCATTCGTCGCCGGTCACGGTCAATCTGCCATTGACGCCCGAGAGGATCTGGCGTGCCCTGCGCTCTCAAGGAAGCAACCCATGA
- a CDS encoding dihydrodipicolinate synthase family protein translates to MNYSRKDAKSHAFAQMKGIWAAALMPFRADGAIDEDGFRRNIEHWITDLGIDGFFIAGKQGEFFSMSIDERKRAFDIAVDACAGRVQTIMSCADQNMDTVIDLARHAQHCGADWIVVHAPILHFQKAQDQTLAGYFKTIADKVDIGMALWSHPDSGYLMSPELCNRLADIETVVAIKYSVPREMYARLTELAGDRLLVSTASEDEWLDNIIELGWQLYLCSSPPYLLQSAVDKRMRLYTDLALAGKHDEARAVSRSLDPVRDALKTTRPAEKPHSHQKYWQELLGQCGGHVRRPLLELTEDEKRLTREAFEHSGLKTV, encoded by the coding sequence ATGAATTACAGTCGCAAAGACGCAAAATCCCATGCATTTGCGCAAATGAAAGGAATCTGGGCAGCGGCACTGATGCCCTTCAGGGCCGATGGCGCGATCGACGAGGACGGTTTTCGCCGCAATATCGAGCACTGGATCACGGATCTTGGAATCGATGGCTTCTTCATCGCCGGCAAGCAGGGCGAATTTTTCTCGATGTCGATCGACGAGCGCAAGCGGGCGTTCGACATTGCGGTGGATGCCTGCGCCGGACGGGTCCAGACGATCATGTCCTGCGCGGACCAGAACATGGACACGGTCATCGACCTCGCGCGTCATGCCCAGCATTGCGGCGCCGACTGGATTGTCGTTCACGCCCCGATCCTGCACTTCCAGAAGGCGCAGGACCAGACGCTTGCCGGATATTTCAAGACCATCGCCGACAAGGTCGACATCGGCATGGCCCTGTGGTCGCACCCCGACAGCGGTTACCTGATGAGCCCGGAATTGTGCAACCGGCTGGCGGATATCGAAACGGTCGTGGCCATCAAGTATTCCGTACCCCGCGAGATGTATGCGAGGCTGACCGAACTGGCCGGTGACAGGTTGCTCGTTTCGACGGCATCGGAAGACGAATGGCTCGACAACATCATCGAACTCGGCTGGCAGCTCTACCTGTGCAGCTCACCGCCCTACCTGCTGCAAAGTGCTGTGGACAAGCGGATGCGGCTGTATACGGACTTGGCCCTTGCGGGAAAGCATGACGAGGCCCGCGCCGTTTCGCGCAGCCTCGATCCGGTCCGCGACGCGCTCAAGACCACGCGACCCGCGGAAAAGCCGCACAGCCACCAGAAATACTGGCAGGAACTGCTGGGCCAGTGCGGCGGTCACGTCCGCCGGCCGCTGCTCGAACTGACCGAGGATGAGAAGCGGCTCACACGTGAGGCATTCGAACACAGTGGTCTGAAGACGGTTTGA
- a CDS encoding 3-hydroxyanthranilate 3,4-dioxygenase, translating to MGRLSAFNFQKWIDEHRHLLKPPVGNQTVWKESDMTIMVVGGPNRRTDYHDDPVEEFFYQLKGDMLLKLYDGKEFYDVPIREGEVFLLPPHVRHSPQRPQEGSIGLVIESPRPEGALDAIEWYCFECGHRVHRAEIDLESIVDDLPPIYEAFYADQKARTCPNCTSIHPGKEPPEGWVKL from the coding sequence ATGGGCAGGCTTTCGGCTTTCAACTTCCAGAAATGGATCGATGAACACAGGCATCTCCTCAAACCTCCGGTGGGCAACCAGACGGTGTGGAAGGAAAGCGACATGACCATCATGGTGGTCGGTGGTCCGAACAGGCGCACCGACTATCACGACGATCCAGTCGAGGAATTCTTCTACCAGCTCAAGGGCGACATGCTGCTCAAGCTGTATGACGGCAAGGAGTTCTACGACGTGCCCATCCGCGAGGGAGAGGTCTTCCTGCTGCCGCCCCATGTCCGGCATTCGCCACAACGGCCGCAGGAAGGCTCGATCGGTCTCGTCATCGAATCGCCGCGCCCCGAAGGTGCGCTCGATGCCATCGAATGGTACTGCTTCGAGTGCGGGCATCGCGTCCACCGCGCCGAAATCGACCTTGAATCGATCGTCGATGACCTGCCGCCGATCTACGAGGCATTCTACGCCGACCAAAAGGCACGGACCTGTCCGAACTGCACCAGCATCCATCCGGGCAAGGAGCCACCCGAAGGCTGGGTAAAACTCTGA
- a CDS encoding ABC transporter substrate-binding protein, with protein MKFRHLLLSAGLAGLLAAPAWAQDPVKIGMVTTLSGKAGYLGQDIRDGILLAIQMEGGKLGGVPVELLVEDDGLKPGNGRQIAEKYMGDEGIRLLTGIVFSNVAGATVPDIVNNGAIYISPNAAPSNLAGAGCNENYFVVSWQNDALHEAAGAAATKLGFKSAFALAPNYQAGKDAINGFKRTFDGEIVGEVYTQLDQTDFAAEMAQIRAANPEVVFQFEPGGLGIAFLRQYQQAGLLGQIPMVLSEPSTDAVVLNAVGDAAVGIHATAHWNIDFDNEANKEFVAAWKEAYDRPITYYATQGYDTARLIASAFAQTGGVDDLDALREALRKADFQSVRGKFEFGRNQHPIQDWYLLDIVKGEDGTIEAVTRSKLLEDYGDSYADQCEM; from the coding sequence ATGAAATTCAGGCATCTGCTGCTTTCAGCCGGCCTGGCTGGCCTCTTGGCCGCTCCGGCATGGGCACAGGATCCGGTCAAGATCGGGATGGTCACCACGCTTTCGGGCAAGGCCGGTTATCTGGGCCAGGATATCCGCGACGGGATCCTCCTTGCCATCCAGATGGAAGGCGGCAAACTCGGCGGCGTGCCCGTCGAACTGCTTGTCGAGGATGATGGGCTGAAACCCGGCAACGGCCGCCAGATTGCCGAAAAATACATGGGTGACGAGGGCATAAGGCTGCTCACCGGCATCGTGTTTTCGAACGTCGCGGGTGCCACGGTCCCCGACATCGTCAACAACGGTGCCATCTACATCAGCCCGAACGCGGCACCCTCCAACCTTGCCGGCGCCGGCTGCAACGAGAACTATTTTGTCGTCTCGTGGCAGAACGATGCCCTGCACGAGGCCGCCGGTGCGGCTGCGACCAAGCTGGGGTTCAAATCCGCCTTTGCACTTGCCCCAAACTATCAGGCCGGCAAGGACGCCATCAACGGGTTCAAGCGGACTTTTGACGGAGAGATCGTCGGCGAGGTGTATACACAACTCGATCAGACCGATTTTGCCGCCGAAATGGCGCAGATCCGCGCCGCGAATCCCGAAGTGGTCTTCCAGTTCGAGCCGGGCGGTCTGGGCATTGCCTTTTTGCGTCAGTATCAGCAGGCGGGCCTGCTCGGGCAGATCCCGATGGTGCTTTCCGAACCGTCGACAGATGCCGTCGTCCTCAACGCCGTCGGCGATGCGGCTGTCGGCATTCATGCCACCGCCCACTGGAACATCGACTTCGACAACGAGGCGAACAAGGAGTTCGTGGCGGCATGGAAGGAGGCCTATGACCGCCCGATCACCTATTACGCCACGCAAGGCTACGACACGGCCCGGCTGATTGCCTCGGCCTTCGCCCAGACCGGCGGGGTCGACGATCTCGATGCGTTGCGCGAAGCCCTGCGCAAGGCCGATTTCCAGTCGGTACGAGGCAAGTTCGAATTCGGCCGCAACCAGCACCCCATACAGGACTGGTATCTCCTTGACATCGTCAAGGGTGAAGATGGCACGATCGAGGCCGTGACCAGGTCGAAGCTGCTGGAAGATTACGGCGACAGCTACGCCGACCAGTGCGAGATGTAA
- a CDS encoding branched-chain amino acid ABC transporter permease, whose amino-acid sequence MILILEQVLNGLQYGVMLFLLAAGLTLIFGIMGVINLAHGSLYMIGAFAGTWVATRTGQFWLGLPAALVAAGLVGLLVETLVIRRLYDRDHLDQVLATFALILVFNEIIVLVFGRQPIFTPLPALFSGSVELLPGFYYPSYRLLIIAAGLLVATGLWLLINRTRIGMLVRAGSTNREMVRALGVDIRMLYTVVFGLGALLAGLAGYMAGPILAVQVGMGEQILLSTFVVVVIGGIGSIRGAFVAGLTLGVFDTAMRAFLPGMFRTFLDPASADSLGAGIASMGIYLLMAIVLLIRPKGLFAQGA is encoded by the coding sequence ATGATCCTCATCCTCGAACAGGTCCTCAATGGCCTGCAATATGGCGTGATGCTGTTTCTGCTGGCTGCGGGCCTGACGCTCATCTTCGGAATCATGGGCGTGATCAATCTGGCCCATGGTTCGCTCTACATGATCGGGGCCTTCGCCGGCACCTGGGTGGCGACACGGACCGGCCAGTTCTGGCTGGGCCTGCCGGCGGCTCTGGTGGCTGCGGGACTCGTCGGACTTCTCGTCGAAACGCTGGTCATACGCAGGCTCTATGACCGCGATCACCTGGACCAGGTACTCGCAACCTTCGCGCTGATCCTCGTGTTCAATGAGATCATCGTCCTGGTCTTTGGCCGCCAGCCGATCTTCACCCCCTTGCCTGCGCTGTTTTCGGGGTCGGTCGAGCTCCTGCCAGGTTTCTATTATCCGTCCTACAGGCTGCTGATCATCGCTGCCGGACTGCTTGTTGCCACGGGGCTGTGGCTTCTGATCAACCGCACGCGGATCGGGATGCTCGTTCGCGCGGGGTCGACCAATCGCGAGATGGTCCGCGCGCTCGGTGTCGATATCCGCATGCTGTATACTGTTGTCTTCGGACTGGGGGCATTACTGGCAGGGCTTGCCGGCTATATGGCCGGCCCTATTCTTGCCGTACAGGTGGGAATGGGTGAGCAGATCCTGCTTTCCACTTTCGTTGTCGTCGTCATAGGCGGGATAGGCTCCATTCGCGGCGCATTCGTTGCCGGATTGACGCTGGGCGTGTTCGATACCGCCATGCGCGCCTTCCTTCCGGGCATGTTCCGCACCTTCCTCGATCCGGCCTCGGCCGATTCGCTCGGAGCGGGTATCGCTTCGATGGGCATCTACCTGCTGATGGCCATCGTCCTTCTCATCCGGCCCAAGGGCCTGTTTGCCCAGGGGGCATGA
- a CDS encoding branched-chain amino acid ABC transporter permease → MKDVSRLVTALCIIALFAAMPTLAALAGQSSLVTLSARVMIYAMAAASLNFILGYGGMISFGHAAFFGIGTYTVGILAHHLASGEALFGIIPGSGSMLVTLPSAILVSGLAAAAIGALSLRTGGVQFIMITLAFAQMLFFFFVSLSTYGGEDGIIIDQTNSVPGLDMRKKAVAYYFILGVAVVYFLALWRLIHSSFGEIISGIRQNERRMTALGIATYRYKLAAFILAGMGAGLAGALLANYLRFASPDAMYWTKSGELMIMVILGGVGSFFGPILGAAALLVLEYYLASWTEHWSLLLGIVLLLVVLGTRGGLSGLILRLRGERS, encoded by the coding sequence ATGAAAGACGTGAGCCGCCTCGTTACGGCCCTGTGCATCATCGCCCTGTTCGCTGCCATGCCGACACTGGCGGCCCTCGCGGGACAGTCTTCTCTCGTCACCCTTTCTGCCAGGGTGATGATCTACGCAATGGCCGCAGCCAGCCTCAACTTCATCCTCGGCTATGGCGGCATGATCTCGTTCGGCCATGCCGCCTTCTTCGGTATCGGCACCTACACTGTCGGCATTCTGGCACATCATCTCGCCTCGGGAGAAGCCCTGTTCGGTATCATTCCCGGCAGCGGATCGATGCTCGTGACCCTGCCCTCGGCCATCCTCGTCTCCGGCCTTGCCGCGGCTGCAATCGGTGCACTCTCCCTGCGCACCGGCGGCGTCCAGTTCATCATGATCACGCTGGCATTTGCACAGATGCTGTTCTTCTTCTTCGTCTCGCTCTCGACCTATGGCGGCGAGGACGGCATCATCATCGACCAGACCAACAGCGTGCCCGGCCTCGACATGCGCAAGAAGGCCGTGGCCTATTACTTCATCCTCGGCGTGGCAGTAGTCTACTTCCTGGCGCTGTGGCGGCTGATCCATTCGTCATTCGGCGAGATCATCAGCGGCATTCGCCAGAACGAGCGCCGGATGACCGCCCTGGGTATCGCAACCTATCGCTACAAACTCGCGGCCTTCATCCTCGCCGGCATGGGGGCGGGACTGGCCGGCGCGTTGCTGGCCAATTACCTGCGCTTCGCGAGCCCCGACGCGATGTACTGGACCAAATCCGGCGAACTGATGATCATGGTCATCCTGGGCGGTGTCGGCAGTTTCTTCGGGCCGATCCTTGGCGCGGCTGCATTGCTTGTCCTTGAATACTATCTCGCTTCGTGGACTGAACACTGGTCGTTGCTGCTCGGGATTGTCCTTTTGCTCGTGGTGTTGGGGACACGGGGCGGTCTCTCGGGGCTCATCCTTCGGTTGCGCGGAGAGCGATCGTGA
- a CDS encoding ABC transporter ATP-binding protein — protein MTLLLETRALVKRFGGLVATDHVELAIEKGEIHALIGPNGAGKSTLINQLCGELFPDNGQILLEGRDITDLPAAERVRRGLGRTFQITSLLDQSSVRDNVGMAVQARLGHNGRIWDRRAGRRDLWQETDTLLAESGLAERAGTPCADLSHGEKKQLELLMAMTGRPRLMLLDEPMAGLGHAESREMVARLQELRRSATVLLVEHDMEAVFALADRISVLVYGRIIATGTVDEIRNDPQVHEAYLGGEDGAC, from the coding sequence GTGACCCTCCTGCTGGAAACCCGGGCTCTGGTGAAGCGCTTTGGCGGTCTGGTGGCCACCGACCATGTCGAACTTGCCATCGAAAAAGGGGAAATCCACGCGTTGATCGGCCCCAACGGTGCGGGAAAATCCACGCTCATCAACCAGCTTTGCGGCGAACTGTTCCCCGACAATGGACAAATCCTGCTCGAAGGCCGCGACATCACCGACCTGCCTGCGGCGGAAAGGGTTCGCAGGGGCCTCGGCCGTACGTTCCAGATCACCTCGCTGCTCGATCAATCGAGCGTACGCGACAATGTCGGCATGGCCGTACAGGCCCGGCTCGGCCACAATGGCCGCATCTGGGATCGTCGAGCGGGGCGCCGGGACCTCTGGCAGGAGACGGACACGCTACTCGCTGAAAGCGGCCTTGCGGAGCGTGCCGGCACCCCTTGCGCCGACCTTTCGCATGGCGAAAAGAAACAGCTCGAACTGCTGATGGCCATGACCGGGCGCCCACGCCTGATGCTCCTCGACGAACCCATGGCGGGACTGGGGCATGCCGAAAGCCGGGAGATGGTCGCCCGGCTGCAGGAACTCCGCCGGTCAGCCACGGTACTGCTGGTCGAGCATGACATGGAAGCGGTCTTCGCTCTCGCCGATCGGATATCGGTGCTCGTCTACGGCCGGATCATCGCCACGGGCACTGTCGACGAAATCCGCAACGATCCGCAGGTGCACGAGGCCTATCTCGGCGGAGAGGACGGGGCATGCTGA
- a CDS encoding ABC transporter ATP-binding protein, with protein sequence MLKIEHLQAAYGQSRVLFDVSLEIREGEIVTLMGRNGMGKTTTVRSVMGLLRPGDGSITFDGKPIAGLVPERIARLGLGLVPEGRQVFPTLTVRENLVATAANRRNHPHPWVLDRVFELFPRMRERAGQSAGTLSGGEQQMLAIGRALMTNPRLLILDEATEGLAPVIRGEIWHCIRHLKAEGQSILLIDKNLAVLEHLADRHYILEKGYTVWNGSSNDLHQQRDSVQAHVGI encoded by the coding sequence ATGCTGAAAATCGAGCATCTTCAAGCCGCCTACGGACAGAGCCGGGTGCTGTTCGATGTGTCGCTGGAGATCCGTGAAGGCGAGATCGTCACGCTCATGGGCCGCAACGGCATGGGCAAGACCACGACCGTCCGCTCCGTCATGGGCCTGCTGCGCCCCGGTGACGGCAGCATCACCTTTGACGGCAAGCCGATTGCCGGTCTCGTCCCCGAACGGATTGCCCGTCTCGGCCTGGGTCTTGTTCCCGAAGGAAGACAGGTCTTTCCCACACTCACCGTACGTGAAAATCTCGTTGCCACGGCGGCGAACCGGAGAAACCACCCGCACCCATGGGTGTTGGACCGGGTCTTCGAGCTGTTCCCGCGCATGCGAGAGCGGGCAGGCCAGTCGGCCGGAACACTGTCGGGTGGCGAACAGCAGATGCTGGCGATCGGCCGGGCACTCATGACCAATCCGCGCCTTCTCATCCTGGATGAGGCGACGGAAGGGCTCGCCCCCGTGATCCGTGGCGAGATCTGGCACTGCATCCGCCACCTGAAGGCTGAAGGCCAGTCGATCCTCCTGATCGACAAGAATCTCGCAGTGCTCGAACATCTTGCCGACCGTCACTATATCCTGGAAAAGGGGTACACGGTGTGGAACGGCAGCAGCAACGATCTCCATCAACAGCGCGACAGCGTTCAGGCCCATGTCGGCATATGA
- a CDS encoding alpha/beta hydrolase: MSAYDPLHGFDGELNTDQLDIEYNARATVSPERFATTMQDYLDATASARIHCLARADLPYSEDSGGPRLDLYGTNPGERRPAVMFIHGGYWRALTKEHSGFMASMLADRGIATIVPDYRLAPDASLAEIVHDVRSALAFTWHRGAGLGIDRERITLCGSSAGGHLAASCIQPGWQVAYGLPDIAVRTALPVSGLFHLGPIARCHPQAWLSLSGEDVLHLSPLLKPPVRPAASHMRITVALAASEAEGFKRQSMAYHEALLAAGVSSSLLEIAGRNHFDVVLDLADPQSQLARALLDLVTSGHQAA; the protein is encoded by the coding sequence ATGTCGGCATATGATCCTCTCCACGGTTTCGATGGCGAACTGAATACAGATCAGCTCGATATCGAATACAATGCCCGGGCCACAGTTTCGCCCGAGCGCTTTGCCACAACCATGCAGGACTATCTCGATGCGACCGCTTCGGCCCGCATCCACTGTCTCGCGCGGGCCGATCTGCCGTATTCAGAAGACAGCGGCGGCCCGAGGCTCGATCTTTACGGCACGAACCCCGGAGAACGGCGCCCCGCCGTCATGTTCATCCACGGTGGCTACTGGCGTGCGCTGACGAAGGAACATTCGGGCTTCATGGCCTCCATGCTCGCAGATCGTGGTATCGCCACCATCGTTCCGGACTATCGCCTCGCTCCCGATGCCTCCCTGGCGGAGATCGTTCACGATGTCCGATCCGCCCTCGCCTTCACCTGGCATCGCGGTGCCGGACTGGGCATCGACCGTGAACGCATCACCCTTTGCGGCAGTTCGGCTGGCGGACACCTTGCGGCAAGTTGCATACAGCCGGGCTGGCAGGTTGCATACGGTCTGCCGGATATCGCCGTTCGCACGGCCCTGCCGGTGAGCGGTCTCTTCCATCTGGGTCCCATCGCCCGTTGCCACCCGCAGGCATGGCTGTCGCTGAGCGGCGAGGACGTGCTCCACCTGAGCCCTCTGCTCAAGCCCCCAGTCCGGCCCGCGGCATCGCATATGCGGATCACCGTCGCGCTGGCTGCCAGCGAGGCCGAGGGCTTCAAACGGCAGTCGATGGCCTATCATGAGGCCCTGCTTGCCGCCGGTGTCAGCTCTTCCCTCCTGGAAATTGCCGGTCGCAACCATTTCGATGTCGTTCTCGATCTTGCCGACCCGCAATCGCAGCTCGCACGGGCCCTTCTCGATCTCGTGACTTCCGGCCACCAGGCGGCCTGA
- the pyrC gene encoding dihydroorotase has translation MTIDELVIRRPDDMHLHLRDGDMMRLVTPESARLFGRAIIMPNLVPPIATVDMARAYRERILASTGGSGPFEPLMTLYLTEDMSPQEIILGHESGLIRAVKLYPAGATTNSASGVRDIGRVMDVLQAMECCGMPLLVHGEVTDPDIDIFDREKVFIDRVLDPLRRSLPGLRVVMEHVTTRDGVDYVRSADDGLYATLTVHHLILNRNAMLVGGIRPHFYCLPILKREEHRKALRDAATSGDRRFFLGTDSAPHAVHTKENACGCAGVYTATNALAHLAHVFEDEHALSRLEAFTSLNGPVFYGLQPHTGRIRLNRHPRPVNIPAELGSGDVRVHVFDPGMPVYWHAEPLA, from the coding sequence ATGACCATCGACGAACTCGTCATCCGCCGTCCCGACGACATGCACCTGCACCTGCGCGACGGTGACATGATGCGGCTGGTGACCCCGGAGTCGGCGCGTCTTTTCGGCCGGGCCATCATCATGCCCAACCTCGTTCCACCCATCGCTACCGTCGACATGGCCCGGGCCTATCGCGAGCGGATTCTTGCCTCGACGGGCGGCAGCGGGCCGTTCGAGCCCCTCATGACACTCTACCTCACTGAAGACATGTCTCCGCAGGAGATCATTCTCGGCCATGAGAGCGGCCTCATTCGTGCCGTGAAGCTCTACCCCGCCGGCGCTACCACCAATTCGGCCAGCGGGGTACGGGACATCGGCCGGGTGATGGACGTTCTCCAGGCCATGGAATGCTGTGGCATGCCGCTCCTGGTGCATGGCGAGGTCACGGATCCCGACATCGATATCTTCGACCGCGAGAAAGTTTTCATCGACCGCGTCCTCGATCCGCTACGGCGATCGCTGCCCGGCCTGCGCGTGGTCATGGAGCATGTCACCACCCGCGACGGCGTGGATTACGTCCGCAGTGCCGATGATGGGCTGTATGCAACGCTGACCGTCCACCACCTGATCCTCAACCGCAATGCCATGCTGGTCGGTGGCATTCGCCCGCACTTCTACTGCCTGCCGATCCTCAAGCGCGAGGAACACCGCAAGGCCCTGCGCGATGCCGCCACCTCGGGCGACCGCCGCTTCTTCCTCGGCACCGATTCGGCGCCGCACGCCGTCCACACGAAGGAAAATGCCTGCGGTTGCGCCGGCGTCTACACCGCCACCAACGCTCTGGCCCACCTCGCCCATGTTTTCGAGGACGAGCACGCCCTCAGCCGCCTCGAAGCCTTTACCTCACTCAACGGACCCGTCTTCTATGGACTCCAGCCCCACACCGGGCGGATCCGCCTCAACCGCCACCCGAGACCCGTGAACATCCCCGCCGAACTCGGTTCCGGCGATGTCCGGGTCCATGTTTTCGACCCCGGCATGCCTGTATACTGGCACGCCGAACCCCTGGCCTGA